In a genomic window of Coregonus clupeaformis isolate EN_2021a chromosome 27, ASM2061545v1, whole genome shotgun sequence:
- the LOC121541593 gene encoding ragulator complex protein LAMTOR1: MGCCYSSENETTEQDPDERKPLIPHPNPDSKPLNGTEWSSASVPSARTDEQALLTSILTKTALNIIDVSAADSQGMEQHEYMDKARQYSTKLALLSNSLSQKKPLPLPSLTSQPHQVLASDLVPYSDVQQVSKIAAYAYSAISQIKVDAKEELVVQFAIP; this comes from the coding sequence ATGGGTTGTTGTTACAGCAGCGAGAACGAGACCACCGAGCAGGACCCTGATGAGCGTAAGCCGCTGATCCCCCACCCGAACCCCGACAGCAAGCCCCTCAACGGCACAGAATGGAGCTCCGCCAGTGTACCCTCAGCCCGCACAGACGAACAGGCCTTACTCACATCCATCCTTACCAAGACAGCCCTGAACATCATCGATGTCTCAGCTGCAGACTCTCAAGGCATGGAGCAGCATGAGTACATGGACAAAGCTCGGCAATACAGTACAAAACTGGCCTTGTTGAGTAACAGTCTGTCTCAGAAGaagcccctccctctcccttccctcaccAGCCAGCCGCACCAAGTACTCGCTAGTGATCTGGTGCCATACTCGGATGTACAACAGGTGTCCAAGATAGCTGCCTATGCTTACAGTGCAATCTCTCAGATCAAGGTGGATGCTAAAGAAGAGCTAGTGGTTCAATTTGCCATCCCCTGA